In the Candidatus Zymogenaceae bacterium genome, AAAAAACCGCCACTTTTTCTGTCCTGTTTTTACGTCCACGGCGTAAAGATTCCAATCTCTACAACCGAAATAGACGATACCATCCACCACATAGGGGGAGGAGTCTACCCAATCTTCAGGATTTATATACCATTTTACATCCCCCGTTTTCGCGTCTAAGGCGTAGAGGTGATCATCATTACTCCCGAAATAGACCACATCCTTAACCACAGCGGGGGAAGAGCATATATCATCACGTGTCTCAAACTTGAAGAGTTCTTCCCCTTTGATGTTTTTTTCTTCCCCGTTCATGGTTTTTGTCTCGGTACATGAAAGGAGTGAAATAGAAAGGAGAAAGGTACTGAGGATGAGCGTCCTTAATAAAAATATCTTCATGTTTTTCATTATTATTCCCCAACACACTCACTACTTATATTTGGATTCTTCATATCTCTCCGCGTATCGATAACTATCATTAAATATGTGTCTAAAGACCTACCGAGATTACTTGATGTTGTCTCGAAGGTTAGTGGCTGGAAAAGCAACAGATTAAACCATAGAATAATGAAGTAAATATATCTTGTTGAAAGACGAATTGTCAACGCAATACGTGACTACCGCAAATTAATTTGAATTTGTTAAGTGTTTCTTTTAAAAAAGGGAAAGCGTCTGTTTTAGATTTTTTTTGTAAGCCGACCTGTCGTGTGTGAGGGTACAAGCCGACGAGGCGGCATGTCGACGCGTGGTTCTTATACCGTTTTGCGAAGGATTTCGACCCCGTTGGTCGAGAGAGAGCTATCTCAAGAGATAGGGAATATCGATCCATATCGCCTCTTCGGGACACTCGACCTCGCAGGCGAGGCAGAACCAGCACGACCGGTGCTTCCCGAAGGGCTCGCCGCAACAGTAGCACCGCTTCGCCTCCCGTCTCGCCTCGTCTTGCGTGAGCGTGACCTCGATCTCGGAAAAATCGCCCGTTCCGGTGTACTTCCTCTTTGCGGTCCTGACCCGGGGGGAG is a window encoding:
- a CDS encoding PQQ-like beta-propeller repeat protein, with protein sequence MKNMKIFLLRTLILSTFLLSISLLSCTETKTMNGEEKNIKGEELFKFETRDDICSSPAVVKDVVYFGSNDDHLYALDAKTGDVKWYINPEDWVDSSPYVVDGIVYFGCRDWNLYAVDVKTGQKKWRFF